One segment of Arthrobacter sp. MMS18-M83 DNA contains the following:
- a CDS encoding uberolysin/carnocyclin family circular bacteriocin codes for MTKRTGLQAAAAAALAVVGIFGASLAVSWIAGSLGISAAAASQIMQAIEVGGWALVVIGAVFGAGITGALIATARSILFRIGRAQAVA; via the coding sequence ATGACGAAAAGGACGGGGCTTCAGGCGGCGGCCGCGGCGGCGCTCGCCGTGGTTGGCATCTTCGGCGCAAGCCTGGCTGTTTCATGGATCGCGGGGTCTCTCGGCATCTCTGCCGCGGCGGCGTCCCAAATCATGCAAGCCATCGAGGTCGGAGGCTGGGCGCTCGTTGTCATCGGCGCAGTGTTCGGGGCAGGAATCACTGGCGCCTTGATCGCAACGGCTCGAAGCATCCTCTTCCGCATCGGCCGGGCGCAAGCTGTCGCCTAA